One genomic segment of Hordeum vulgare subsp. vulgare chromosome 2H, MorexV3_pseudomolecules_assembly, whole genome shotgun sequence includes these proteins:
- the LOC123425358 gene encoding nuclear transcription factor Y subunit A-7-like, translating into MEDHPGHPISNYDFLSGNGCHSKKLVDKNYDQDSSSTKSDRSQQEAPAMTDSSLNEQHVSRPSSQSDNDNDHGKPDQHMIKSLLSLGNPDTVAPPPMLACSQSFAYIPYPADAYAGVFPGYASHAIVHPQLNAATNSRVPLPVEPAAEEPMFVNAKQYHAILRRRQIRAKLEAQNKLVKARKPYLHESRHRHAMKRARGTGGRFLNTKQLEEQKQKQASGGASCTKVLGKNTVLQSSPTFAPLASAPSNMSSFSTTGMLANQERACFPSLGFRPTVSFAALNGNGKLAPNGMHQRASMMR; encoded by the exons ATGGAGGATCATCCTGGCCATCCTATTTCCAACTAT GATTTCCTGTCAGGGAATGGCTGTCATTCGAAGAAATTAGTTGATAAGAATTACGACCAGGACTCCTCATCAACCAAGTCTGACCGGTCACAACAAGAAGCACCTGCAATGACTGACAGTAGTCTAAATGAGCAACACGTCTCAAGACCCTCATCACAATCTG ACAATGACAATGATCATGGGAAGCCTGATCAGCACATGATAAAGTCACTGTTATCTTTGGGGAACCCAGATACTGTTGCTCCCCCTCCAATGCTTGCCTGTAGCCAATCATTT GCATATATTCCTTATCCTGCTGATGCTTACGCTGGGGTCTTTCCAGGATATGCCTCACACGCTATT gttcatccCCAATTAAATGCTGCAACAAACTCTCGTGTGCCGCTCCCTGTTGAGCCTGCAGCAGAAGAGCCAATGTTTGTTAATGCGAAGCAATACCATGCAATTCTTAGGAGGAGACAGATACGTGCTAAATTGGAGGCCCAAAATAAGCTGGTGAAAGCCCGGAAG CCATACCTTCATGAATCTCGGCACCGCCATGCCATGAAGCGAGCTCGTGGAACAGGAGGGCGGTTCCTCAACACAAAGCAACTCGAGGAGCAGAAGCAGAAGCAGGCTTCAGGTGGTGCAAGCTGTACAAAGGTCCTTGGCAAGAATACAGTCCTTCAGAGTAGTCCCACCTTCGCACCTTTGGCATCAGCTCCTTCCAACATGTCAAGCTTTTCAACAACCGGCATGCTGGCTAATCAGGAGCGCGCCTGCTTCCCCTCACTTGGCTTCCGTCCCACGGTTAGCTTCGCTGCACTGAACGGCAACGGGAAGCTGGCCCCGAACGGCATGCACCAACGCGCTTCCATGATGAGGTAA
- the LOC123425359 gene encoding uncharacterized protein LOC123425359 yields the protein MLAYLLHAPAAAAAAPSPLALRGPLAAASKTPFLPPSVARPHRRAAAAAGAFSAGAVGPIAASLLEGPVLLWAGRLCVYYALIHIGLAGSPRSPFLSHEIRGEDGAGDSDLGFSKWADKLRGGAPGDKEGQDKWKLVSKWKPTTKGTLKRMYRVPSKEEGRRILKEIALVLSEDDNFVDASTHKGCQIRRESAHGESVCCYNVRALFDELPGPHLVLEITPFPVGTLTENDYRKAERLEMVLRMSASL from the exons ATGCTCGCCTACCTCCTCCacgcgcccgccgccgccgccgcggcgccCAGCCCGCTCGCCCTCCGCGGGCCGCTGGCGGCCGCGTCCAAGACCCCCTTCCTGCCCCCCTCCGTCGCCCGCCCGCACAGGCGCGCCGCCGCGGCGGCCGGCGCCTTCTCCGCCGGCGCCGTGGGCCCCATCGCGGCCTCGCTGCTCGAGGGGCCCGTGCTGCTCTGGGCCGGCCGCCTCTGCGTCTACTACGCGCTCATCCACATCGGGCTCGCGGGATCCCCGCGCAGCCCCTTCCTCTCCCACG AGATTCGGGGCGAGGACGGCGCCGGGGACAGCGACCTAGGGTTCTCCAAGTGGGCCGACAAGCTCCGCGGCGGCGCACCAG GTGACAAAGAAGGCCAGGATAAATGGAAGCTCGTCAGCAAATGGAAACCCACGACCAAAGGCACACTCAAGAGGATGTACCGAGTTCCTTCGAAGGAAGAAGGTCGCCGAATTCTTAAAGAAATTGCTTTGGTTCTATCTGAAGATGACAATTTTGTGGATGCTTCCACTCACAAG GGTTGTCAAATCAGGAGGGAGAGTGCGCATGGAGAGAGCGTATGCTGCTACAATGTAAGAGCTTTGTTTGATGAGCTCCCTGGCCCTCACCTAGTTCTGGAGATTACGCCTTTTCCTGTTGGAACCCTTACTGAGAATGACTACCGCAAGGCCGAGAGGCTTGAAATGGTGCTGAGGATGAGTGCCTCCCTTTAA